The region cgcaTGGCAGCAACTGTGTGCATTTAGGTATGCggagctcaaatcatctcaaactggtttcatggACATGACAAGAGTTGTACTCAAAcaacctccacagtcaccagatcaaAATCTAAAAGCACACTTTTGGGATGTGGTAGAAAGGGAAATTAGCATCATGGATGTGTAGCTggaaaatctgcagcaactgtgcacCTGACCAAAATGCTTCCTGCAGCTTtatgaatctatgccatgaagatTCAATTCAGCTCCAAACACAAAGCGAGTCTAATCTGGTACTAGCAAGGAGTACCTAGTAAAGTGAATGTATATTTCTCATCATGTGAGTAGTTTTTCATGAACcatctctgttttttcttttttaggtaaAAGCAAATGCAGCGGAATATTAACATATATATACAAAGTTTTTTGTATTAATCATGTTGTAATAGTAATTAATTGATGTTTGTATTAAAAATCTATAAACCACCTTTCATGgtaatacatttttaagattCTATATAATGTCAAAcacagaagtgctttagccatgatatagatatattacaatatatattagcaataatatagatatgtaagtatattacagaaatgggtctattatggtatgttataatgtacacggtatgaagtatgttatgaatattccataactaagtatgtacaggctgtagtgagtacaagctatgtacaggctatgaacaggatataaatatgaaataaaaaacttATTGCACGGATCACCTGTTTGAGCTGAGTCTCAGAGTTGACGTGCACGTCGCAGATCTCACAGTGGAAAGTTTTATTCTGGAGTCCTGTCGATGACTCAGATGGTGCAGCCATCTTGCCTTTGACCCCCATCCTGGGGAAGGATTTGATGGCTCCATCGCCACTTCTGGCCTCGAGCATGGTCTTGTGCTTGGTGCCTGAGCAGATATAAAGTCAGATCAACAAAGTATAGAAACACGCTTCATGTGGGCAAAGTCTGGCCGTGGCAGCGACTGCCTCTCACCACTGTTGTGGGCCTGAAGCTGGGAGGCTGAGTTGACAGCCACCTTGCAGAGAGAGCAGTACAGAAGACGAATAGCTTTTGCTTCTTCGGTCTCCTCTCCTGGAGCTTCTGCCTCTCCATCTTTTGGTGCCTCTTTCTCTGTTGTCCTTGAAATGGGTGACAAGGAAGGGTCAGAAGGTGCTTTCACAGTTTCAGTGGAGCCACTGGTTGATGGTGCCATTTCTGAGGTAGGGTTCAGCGATGAAGGCTCTAAAACAAAGGAGGGGAAAGTAAGGTTATACTTTAATATTTGACTGTTTGGATATTCATCGTCTGGGTAGATATTCAGTTCTTAACTGTGATATTTGAATGTGCTTGCTtgaatgtgtattttttttctgtagacTGAAGAAATAAATGGATTTGTGGTGATTTAGTTAAGACACTGTAGCCATCTTAGCAACATAATTTCTAGATTTAGTACACATTTATCAACTTTTATGGCCAGTGAAGAATCTCAGTCTACGAGGTCTTGCTCTCCACGGCTCGCTCTCCCTCGCTCTGTGCTCTGTTCACAGAGCGGCACAGCGCAGCAGCACCTTAAAGCTTTTAAACTTACGCGTGTGGTGATTTTGTCAGACAGTGTTGGGGTATTAAATTCAGATGGGAAACTTTGAATTTTTTCTGTTGATTACTGCTGAAGCTtcaaagcccccccccccccccaaaaaaaaatgcattaggGAAAATCCTGTTGGCAAGAATGAGCACTAAGGAAGACAAACGTGAAGATTTTTCCACTTCTATGAAATTCCTGAATTCTTTATGATAAGAGAAAGATAAAAGCTCAGCAGGCTACACATGATTATGAGCTCCATCAACCTCTCTAATCACACTAATAATCAATGATTTCTCCTGAGTTTCTGCCTCGCGGCACTTAAACGGACACTTTTGTATAGAGATGATTTGACTCTGTTATCTTTTGTGGTGCCCACTTTCCCACAGAGGAGCGTGTGCAGATTTAAGGATTCACTCTCTGTTAATAACAATGATTATTAGCTCTGCCTCACTGAGTGGGTGTCTGTTTGTTACCACTGATTCCCCACTCTCTCACTAAAGTAATCTTCAGAGAGCGCTCCTGCTTCTCATCCACTTCCTCGAAACTCTTGAAATTATCATTCACCCTCTCACTTTCTCGAAAACAAACTCTCCTGTCGGCGTTGTCAAGAATATTTCTTCTTTAGCTGTGGCAAAATGCATTATTTTCAATCCTTAAACGCCCACGCATGTGCAAAAGTAGCACATCAGCACtggcacaaatataaacaaacgCTGGAAAGCAGTCTGTGCTTTGACACGCCGCCACACTTGCATGCCTGCAGACGCACATGTGCCCAAGGCCCTTGAGCAAACGTACACTCATACATAGTGGAGGAGAGCTACCCACAGATCATATTCAACGCATTTTCAATGCTCTTTTGATCTCAGGAGACCACTGAATGAGGTCAGAAAATGTAGACacgaagaagaagcagaggatAATGCCCAACCTTTAATCACTTCACCGTGCAacccaaagcagcaggtggttTATCACATCAAAGAGTTAAGGTCGTGACTAGAAAAAGAAGGTCTGAGCCGTGCATTCATATGGCTAACGGTGTCATGCGCGTGATGTCTGTGcacatgtgtgcatgcatgGTTGCAGAAATGCACTCACCTCCTGATGTTGTGTCAGAGCTGGAGGGCCGTGAGCACGATGACAACAGGACTGCAGTTTCCTTGGAGACCGGTTCACAGGTCCTGATCTTTGAATCTGGGGCGTCCAGAGCTAACAGCTTTTTCGCATGCTTTGTGCCGGTATAATGGGAGGACGCCTGAGCCTTGATGCccaacagcaaaagaaaaaaaaaaagattttgctTCATGCAGTAAAGTGGCTATCTTTACTTTACACAACAATGCATGACTTGAATATGAATGGAAAAACTGCAGAAAGCTATCATTCTCTGACTTGCTTACTTTTGCCAGTGTAGTAAGTAATCAAGTGGTAAGTCGTTAAAGTAAATAAGTGCAGCACTATGTgcactttttccacatttttaCAAAGATTTCCGTACAATACGTGACAGTACTTTGCAGTTGTTGAGTTGCTTTCTTATGAGTCATGCTATGGCACAAATAATACAAAATGATACAGAATTTTCTACCAAGATCAAATATCAGGGGAGTTCACATTTGACCCAGTAATTAAGTAAGAAAGCTTTAAACCTTCAAAACCAGTAAGACAGCCATGTGTAAGGGCAGGTCTTCTCTGTGGTTCAACTGTCATGTAAGGGTGTGTGTGAGAAAAACAAGCGCACCTTGAAAGACAAAAAACTACTGACAAAGCATGTGTTTCCCACACAGCATCGCCCACCTCAGAGTTGAATCTAAGACGACAGACGCCGCAGGAACTGGGCTTTCTTATTAAGTGTGACGTTAGCCCGAAGCCTGGGCCAATCAGAGCTTTATGTATATGATCCATCTGCAACAAGGAAAAGTGAAAAGTTATGTCTGAACTGGTTTTGGATTATGCTCTAACAGACTTGACTGAGTTAGGTAGTAAAAAGTGATCTCCTCTTTAAATGTCATGCTATCAGCAGGTAATTTAATCTTTTAGGACCTACTAAGGGTGTTGGTGCCCATAAACATAACAATATTGATGTTCACACATCTATCAGTGAAATCAACAACACAGCAAACCACGTGCTCTCTGCTGCCTCAGCTTGCCCGAGACAAATACCAACATATCATCTTGACTGACATGATGTAACGTGACTTAGAAAAGCTTTCACAGTGCCGTCTGTTTGGTCATTTCAGCTGGGATTAATTACACTGACACTGAACTGTTTTCATGGGATAGAACAGGATTCAAAATGTTTATATGAAACCTGTCACACCACTCTGCAGCATAACGCACTTGTCTGCTGCCCACAGGTTTTCTCCACATGTTCCAAATGGTCACGTGTGGTAAAGCTTTTTGCCCTTGTGGCCATAAGCACTCTGAAGAGCAAAGCCAATCctgaaaaattcagtgcactGTGTTTAACGTATTTTATTCACACCACAATAtagaaaacacatcaaatgttaaactgagacatttggtatttcatgaaaaatataGCAACAGATCTCAAAACAGTTGGCACAGGAGCAagaaaaggctggaaaagtagGTGGTGCTAAAatgaaacagctggaggaacttTTTGCTAGTAATTGGGTTAACTGGCAATAAGGCAGTAACATGAGATATCTTAGTGATGCAAAGTTTCTAATCTCTAAAACTGGGCTGCGGTGCACCAACCTGCTGAAAGATGTGTCTACAAATTGAGGAGTAATTTCAGAACAGTGTTACTCAACGTAAAATTGTGAAGGGATTGAATACCACATTATCTACATTGCACaatatcatcaaaagattcagagaatctgaagaaatctctgTACAATTTCTGAAGTGgagggaggatggatggatggatggatggatggatggatggatggatggatggatggatggatggatggatggatggatggacaaaaaaccccacagagGACTGTTGAACAGCAGCTACtctcctcagttcccagacATTTACagactgttaaaataaaaagggaTGCTGCACAGTGGTAAAATGGCCCTGCCCTTCTTTCTGCACATCACTGTTGCAGTCCACTCAGACCACCTTGAAGCCATGTGCCACAGCCTTTGCTATCCAtaacagagaaaacacaaaaccttttaCAGGCAcctttaaaacctgcaggggtGAGAGTTTTACTCACACAGCCCTGTTCCAGGAAGACTTCATAACACCAAACGTGCAAATGGTCTTTCCAACTGAACAGCGAGAAACCATTACCATATTAAGAAAACTAAGTTAAATAGCTTTAAATTGCGTGCAGCATAATCATGTTTGTGTAGCCTCGTACTGCAGATCAGCTAATGAAGTTTCAGACTTTTTCACCCCCCCAGACTACTTTTATTTATGCGTGTAAGAGAGAGGCAGTAAACCTGTCCATGCCTTTGCATATATGCGTGAACACAATACCATTATCTGACCACACAACACTGTGCACTGCTGGACATTGCTGGAAACTGTAATGAGCAAAACTACTCAGTGTAATAAAACCCAACTGGCCTTTGTGGAGCAAAACAAGACTATTACCTGAGATGAAATGTAGGAGGCCATATAAGCAGCCAAAGTGGGCGGGGAGTGGGGAGTGTGGAGTGGGGGTTTTATGGAAATCTGGTTAGTggtaaaagtaaaaatttatgCATTCTTATGGGTCAGCCAGCTAGTCCTCTAACCCCAGAGAACCCTCAGTATAGCACTGCAGTGGAGATGTACCTTGTTTCTTTAGAGCCAAACCTGAACACGTTCTTCAAAAGTGAAAAACTCAACATtgggtgtgcgtgtctgtgtgtgtgtgttctcactACTTTTCTTTGATCATCACTCTGGGCTGCTACACTGGAATGTATCTGTGCAGTCGCAAGTCTCTTATCTCCCTGTTTCCCTGCAGCTGTTTGTCTATAGAAAACTCCAGCAACcttacataaaaacaaacatatatcACGTGTATCATGTGTAAAATGCAAAAAGTCGTagaaatttaagaaacaaagcAAAGGACTAAATCTGTCATGTAACGTGTGACAAACATCTTTATGTGAGAGTATTTTTGAcatcttttttatgtttctgtgaaTGAGATCGAACAGTTTAACATCAGCTAACAGCCCGCTCGCTCCCTCCTTGCTCCACAGCCCCAAGGTTCCTGTATCTCCTCCTGACCTTCCATCACACGTTCCTCACTTCACCCCTCCATCTGCTTACCTCTGAACCCTCTCCCTTCGCCTGCGTCTGATCAAAGTCACCTTCCCGGTTCCCCGTGGAGTCACCCTCTTACCCTCCACTCCCACTCGGCACTACGATGGACTAGCACCTGCAGCAAAGTCAGTTTGC is a window of Maylandia zebra isolate NMK-2024a linkage group LG22, Mzebra_GT3a, whole genome shotgun sequence DNA encoding:
- the LOC101476118 gene encoding zinc finger protein 385D, whose product is MYFGNVCHSTLPPLARPTLGRTQPSPDPKALLPLHLLPGFTDMDHIHKALIGPGFGLTSHLIRKPSSCGVCRLRFNSEAQASSHYTGTKHAKKLLALDAPDSKIRTCEPVSKETAVLLSSCSRPSSSDTTSGEPSSLNPTSEMAPSTSGSTETVKAPSDPSLSPISRTTEKEAPKDGEAEAPGEETEEAKAIRLLYCSLCKVAVNSASQLQAHNSGTKHKTMLEARSGDGAIKSFPRMGVKGKMAAPSESSTGLQNKTFHCEICDVHVNSETQLKQHISSRRHKDRAAGKPAKPKFSPYTLTQRHQSFQAIRLTLQKNQDLTKPLASCVLQRQLSVAAAAAMASLPPFPLPPASNSNPALFHSQSLPQALLHPAPGPICTTHTSVLFSPY